Proteins encoded within one genomic window of Gallus gallus isolate bGalGal1 chromosome 1, bGalGal1.mat.broiler.GRCg7b, whole genome shotgun sequence:
- the PCDH20 gene encoding protocadherin-20, with translation MGSPGGCSSPSARGSLQHLLLFLLFVGPFNCFASYSRATELFYSLNEGLPAGVLIGSLARDLRLPTAGGQRPAAPQPPLSFTLASRGLGGQYVHLDNRSGELHTSALEIDREALCMESGGSTVPGEGDTVSLSSSSSSPDSCLLLLDVLVLPQEYFRLVKVKIAIRDVNDNAPRFPVPHIHLSVPENAPVNTRLAIEHPALDPDVGTNGVQTYRLRDNYGVFTLDVEENESGERTPYLIVMGALDRETREEYVTVIIAEDGGTPPLVGSATLTIGISDINDNCPQFSDTQLNITLYGNSSLGTHVATVHAVDLDLGSNAQITYSYSQKVPQPSRDLFHLDESTGVITLSSKVDGNTPRLHRLIILGNGPGCIPAVITVLVTIIKVMMRPPEVVPRFIANEMEGVVYLKELEPINTPIAFFTIKDPDEKYKVNCYLDGDGPFRLSPYKPYNNEYLLETTKPLDYETQQLYEISVVAWNSEGFNVNKVIKIQVLDDNDNSPIFSQQLIELSIEENNVPNAFLTKLHATDADSGERGEVSYFLGPDAPSYFSLDKTTGVLTVATQLDREEKEKYRYTVKAVDSGFPPRESIATVTITVLDKNDNSPRFINKDFSFFVPENFPGFGEIGVISVTDADAGQNGWVALSVLNGSDIFVIDTGKGVLRAKVSLDREQQSSYVLWIEAVDGGDPALSSTAKITILLLDINDNPPLVLFPQSNMSYLLVLPSTLPGSPITEVYAVDKDTGMNAVIAYSIIGRRGPRPESFRIDPKTGNITLEESLMQNDYGLYRLLVKVSDHGYPEPLHSTVMVNLFVNDTVSNESYIESLLRKEPDINIEEKQPQISVEPTHKKMESASCMPTLVALSIISLGSITLVTGMGIYICLRKGKKHHRADENLEVQIPLNGRINLHMLEKKPVEISNI, from the exons ATGGGGTCCCCGGGCGGTtgcagcagccccagcgccCGCGGCAGCCTGCAG CACTTGctcctcttcctgctcttcGTTGGACCTTTCAACTGCTTTGCCAGTTACAGCCGTGCCACCGAACTCTTCTACAGCCTCAATGAGGGGCTGCCTGCCGGTGTGCTCATTGGCAGCCTAGCCCGTGACCTGCggctgcccacagctgggggGCAGcgccctgcagctccccagcctCCCCTCTCCTTCACCCTGGCTTCTCGTGGCTTGGGAGGACAGTATGTGCATCTGGACAACCGCTCTGGAGAGCTACATACTTCAGCTTTGGAGATTGACCGAGAGGCTCTGTGCATGGAGAGCGGTGGATCCACTGTCCCTGGAGAGGGAGATACTGTATCCTTgtcttcctcctcatcctcacctGACTCATGCCTCCTTCTGCTGGATGTGCTGGTACTGCCACAGGAGTACTTCCGCCTGGTGAAGGTGAAAATTGCTATCCGTGATGTCAATGACAATGCTCCCCGCTTCCCTGTGCCCCACATCCACCTCTCAGTACCTGAGAATGCACCTGTGAACACCCGTCTGGCTATCGAGCACCCTGCTCTTGACCCTGATGTGGGCACCAATGGTGTCCAGACCTACCGTCTACGAGATAACTATGGTGTGTTCACCCTGGATGTGGAGGAGAATGAAAGTGGAGAGCGAACCCCCTACCTGATTGTCATGGGGGCTCTGGACAGGGAGACAAGGGAGGAGTATGTCACAGTCATCATTGCTGAGGATGGGGGCACTCCTCCTCTTGTGGGTAGTGCTACCCTTACTATTGGCATCAGCGACATCAATGACAACTGCCCCCAATTCAGTGACACACAGCTCAACATCACTCTTTATGGGAATTCCAGCCTGGGAACACACGTGGCCACTGTCCATGCAGTAGACCTGGACCTTGGATCCAATGCACAAATCACCTATTCCTACAGCCAGAAGGTCCCTCAGCCATCCAGAGATTTGTTCCATCTGGATGAAAGCACAGGAGTCATCACACTATCCAGTAAGGTTGATGGGAACACTCCAAGGCTTCACAGGCTGATCATACTGGGCAATGGTCCTGGTTGTATCCCTGCTGTTATCACAGTGCTAGTGACCATCATCAAAGTCATGATGAGGCCACCTGAAGTTGTCCCTCGTTTCATAGCTAATGAAATGGAAGGAGTGGTATACTTAAAGGAACTGGAGCCTATCAACACACCAATAGCATTTTTTACCATCAAAGACCCTGATGAAAAATATAAAGTCAATTGCTATTTGGATGGTGATGGGCCTTTCAGGCTTTCACCGTACAAGCCATACAACAATGAATACCTGTTGGAGACCACAAAACCTTTAGACTATGAGACACAGCAGCTATATGAAATCTCTGTAGTTGCATGGAACTCTGAAGGATTTAATGTaaacaaagtaataaaaatacaagttttgGATGACAATGACAACTCACCAATTTTCTCTCAACAGCTGATAGAATTATCAATTGAGGAAAATAACGTTCCCAACGCTTTCTTGACCAAACTGCATGCTACAGATGCTGACAGTGGAGAAAGAGGGGAAGTGTCCTATTTTTTAGGGCCTGATGCCCCTTCCTATTTTTCCTTAGATAAAACCACAGGAGTTCTTACAGTTGCCACTCAGCTggatagagaagaaaaagagaaatacagatatACTGTGAAAGCAGTAGATTCTGGATTCCCTCCAAGAGAATCAATAGCAACTGTCACCATCACCGTACTGGATAAAAATGATAATAGTCCAAGATTTATCAATAAGGATTTCAGCTTTTTTGTGCCAGAAAACTTTCCAGGTTTTGGTGAAATTGGAGTTATCAGTGTCACAGATGCTGATGCAGGACAAAATGGATGGGTTGCTCTTTCAGTTCTGAATGGAAGTGATATTTTTGTCATAGATACTGGAAAAGGAGTTTTGAGAGCTAAAGTCTCTCTCGATAGGGAGCAGCAAAGCTCCTATGTTCTGTGGATTGAAGCAGTTGATGGTGGTGATCCTGCTTTGTCTTCTACTGCAAAAATAACAATCCTTCTTCTAGACATAAATGACAACCCGCCCTTGGTCTTGTTTCCTCAGTCCAATATGTCTTATTTGTTGGTTCTTCCTTCTACCCTTCCTGGCTCTCCTATCACTGAGGTCTATGCTGTTGACAAGGACACTGGCATGAATGCAGTCATTGCATACAGCATCATAGGAAGAAGAGGCCCCCGACCAGAGTCATTTAGGATTGACCCTAAAACTGGTAATATCACCTTGGAAGAGTCACTCATGCAAAATGACTATGGTCTGTATCGGCTACTTGTAAAAGTTAGTGATCATGGTTATCCAGAACCGCTCCATTCCACTGTCATGGTGAATCTTTTTGTCAATGACACTGTTAGCAATGAGAGCTACATTGAAAGTTTGTTAAGAAAGGAGCCTGATATCAATATAGAAGAGAAGCAGCCACAAATATCCGTAGAACCTACACATAAAAAAATGGAGTCAGCATCCTGCATGCCTACCTTAGTAGCTCTGTCAATAATAAGCTTGGGTTCAATCACTTTAGTAACTGGGATGGGCATTTACATCTGTctaagaaaagggaaaaaacaccaCAGAGCAGATGAGAACTTGGAAGTACAAATCCCATTAAATGGAAGAATTAACCTGCACATGTTGGAGAAGAAACCAGTGGAGATTTCTAACATTTGA